The following proteins are encoded in a genomic region of Sorangiineae bacterium MSr12523:
- a CDS encoding AraC family transcriptional regulator: protein MLVEGPRVREGFPGQRLVVLPPSIVQKAADLPVCRSLYATRIGRFDAAKHHFIVRSHGTRDYIFIACLGGAGRCWIQKRPWTLEEGHAIVLPPGVHHRYQADEADPWTILWIHFSGRSAAEHCRALNVTREQPRFWIGDMPRITAAFEEVYSYVLGGYTDADLLGLSTSLARLFGLCRYHQRVLGARGRESEERVLAAIRYMHENVGRPLLLEDCARRTGWSPSHFSMAFKRQVNIAPMEFFGRLKTTRACELLKTTNLSIEEVAAACGFEDSFYFSRFFKKHHHLSPSRYRQKFSLP, encoded by the coding sequence ATGCTGGTCGAAGGTCCCCGCGTTCGAGAAGGATTTCCCGGCCAGCGCCTCGTGGTTCTGCCCCCGAGCATCGTCCAGAAAGCGGCCGACCTTCCGGTGTGTCGCTCGCTCTACGCGACGCGCATTGGCCGCTTCGATGCGGCAAAGCACCATTTCATCGTGCGAAGCCACGGCACCCGCGACTACATCTTCATCGCGTGCTTGGGCGGAGCGGGGCGCTGTTGGATTCAAAAGCGCCCGTGGACGCTGGAGGAGGGGCACGCCATCGTGCTGCCCCCCGGTGTGCACCACCGCTACCAGGCCGACGAGGCCGATCCCTGGACCATCCTCTGGATACACTTCAGCGGGCGCAGTGCCGCCGAGCATTGCCGGGCGCTGAACGTGACGCGGGAGCAGCCGCGCTTCTGGATCGGCGACATGCCCCGCATCACCGCCGCGTTCGAGGAGGTGTACAGCTACGTGCTCGGCGGCTACACCGACGCCGATCTGCTGGGGCTCTCGACGTCGCTGGCGCGGTTGTTCGGCTTGTGCCGCTACCATCAGCGCGTCCTCGGTGCGCGCGGGCGGGAGTCGGAGGAACGCGTGCTCGCCGCCATTCGCTACATGCACGAGAACGTGGGCCGTCCGCTCCTCCTGGAGGATTGTGCGCGGCGCACGGGTTGGTCGCCTTCGCATTTCAGCATGGCCTTCAAGCGGCAGGTGAACATCGCCCCCATGGAGTTTTTCGGGCGACTGAAGACGACGCGCGCGTGCGAGCTTTTGAAGACCACCAATTTGAGCATCGAGGAGGTGGCGGCCGCGTGCGGCTTCGAGGACTCGTTCTATTTTTCGCGCTTCTTCAAGAAGCACCACCACCTCTCGCCGAGTCGGTATCGGCAGAAGTTCTCACTTCCGTAG
- a CDS encoding DUF5107 domain-containing protein, which translates to MVQADITEAFLPTYPVGAPERNPMFFERRVYQGSSGKVYPVPFIDKISDRSRLHAFKYARLENEFVRMEFLPEIGGRIHVAQDKTKNDYDIFYRQDTIKPALVGLAGPWCSGGVEFNWPQHHRPGTFMPTDTWVEREPSGACTIWFSEHDPLNRLKGMHGIRLRPGSALIELRARVFNRTPLRQTFLWWANAAVKVHDQYQSFFPPDVRYVADHARRAISTFPLATDVYYGVDYGARPGANDLTWYRNIPVPTSYMIIGSKYDFYGGYDHARQAGFVHVADRRIAPGKKQWTWGNHEFGRAWDRELADDAAPYIELMTGVYTDNQPDFSYLAPYETRTFSHYWWPIQDIGPVQNANERAALRMVIADNGGVDLGVAAPEALEHARLELHRGETLLLQRILSVAPGRSWREEGAAVHRGDPAELELRLLDAKGQPILAYRPESASAKVEAPTSAVEPPAPGAAGSADELFMVGEHLEQYRHPTRSPEAYWQEAIARDPFDARSHLALAQRFLARAMFAEAREHAEAATRRLTQWHPNPYTGEAHYCLGLAQRFLDQFDTAYDAFYRATWDYACRAAAFYELARLDCRAGRWNEALGHLDRALETNSENGQAVVLRAMILRKLGRQDDARIALQVWLARDPLDHWARLELGRCTNDYERFLELCRNDAQTILDLAFDYADAGAYEDALVLLEVHHRAPTAPCATPNPLARTAMTHFVEAWIAHRGGQRSRSLLALAYARDAAPSYLFPSRPHEAIVLGWALEQVGSERNAAYALGNLFYHWERHEEAIRCWERARDADDSFATAYRNLGIAYWNTWRDGRRAREMYEKAFAADATDARILFEWDQLRKKLNDTPENRLELLLAHPDLCVQRDDLNIELAALYNVTGQAAKALSLLEQRRFHPWEGGEGQVVLQYKAARLALGIAALKVGQPAEATAHFEKALTPPQNLGETYHPLQAKGDIHYWLGRAHRARGDAELARLCFERSASERGDFQQMAVTEHSELSYYRGASLLELERADEARAVFLELDEFARKKKTTRAQIDYFATSLPLLLVFDDDLQSRNTWEADYLSALAQLGLGNQEGGAALLESVIGAHRAHAGARQFLSGLGRSS; encoded by the coding sequence GTGGTCCAAGCCGATATCACCGAAGCCTTTCTTCCTACGTATCCGGTGGGGGCGCCGGAGCGAAACCCGATGTTCTTCGAGCGTCGTGTGTACCAGGGGTCGTCGGGGAAGGTTTACCCCGTTCCCTTCATCGACAAGATTTCCGATCGGTCGCGGCTGCACGCGTTCAAGTACGCGCGCCTGGAGAACGAGTTCGTCCGCATGGAGTTTTTGCCGGAAATCGGCGGACGCATCCACGTAGCCCAGGACAAGACGAAGAACGATTACGATATTTTCTACCGGCAGGACACCATCAAGCCGGCGTTGGTCGGGCTCGCGGGGCCGTGGTGTTCGGGCGGGGTGGAGTTCAATTGGCCGCAGCACCACCGCCCGGGCACCTTCATGCCCACGGACACGTGGGTGGAGCGCGAGCCGTCGGGGGCCTGTACGATTTGGTTCTCGGAGCACGATCCGCTCAACCGGCTCAAGGGTATGCATGGCATTCGCCTGCGGCCGGGCTCGGCGTTGATCGAGCTGCGCGCGCGGGTGTTCAACCGCACGCCGCTCCGGCAGACGTTCCTCTGGTGGGCCAATGCGGCCGTCAAAGTGCACGACCAGTACCAGAGCTTTTTCCCGCCCGACGTGCGCTACGTCGCCGACCATGCGCGGCGTGCCATTTCCACCTTCCCGCTCGCGACCGACGTTTACTACGGCGTCGACTATGGCGCGCGGCCTGGGGCGAACGATCTCACGTGGTACCGGAACATCCCCGTGCCCACGAGCTACATGATCATCGGTAGCAAGTACGACTTTTACGGCGGATACGATCACGCACGCCAAGCGGGCTTCGTGCACGTGGCCGACCGGCGCATCGCCCCGGGCAAAAAGCAATGGACGTGGGGCAATCACGAATTCGGGCGCGCATGGGACCGCGAGCTGGCCGACGACGCGGCGCCGTACATCGAATTGATGACCGGGGTGTACACGGACAATCAACCCGACTTTTCGTATTTGGCACCGTACGAGACGCGAACGTTTTCGCACTATTGGTGGCCCATTCAGGACATTGGCCCGGTGCAAAATGCCAATGAGCGCGCCGCGCTGCGCATGGTCATCGCGGACAATGGCGGTGTGGATCTCGGCGTGGCCGCCCCCGAGGCCCTGGAGCACGCGCGCCTCGAACTGCACCGCGGGGAGACATTGCTCCTGCAGCGCATCCTGAGCGTGGCCCCAGGCCGGTCGTGGCGCGAGGAAGGCGCAGCGGTGCACAGGGGCGATCCCGCGGAGCTCGAGCTGCGTTTGCTCGATGCAAAGGGGCAACCGATCCTCGCGTACCGCCCGGAGTCCGCATCGGCGAAGGTGGAGGCCCCCACATCCGCCGTCGAGCCTCCCGCGCCGGGCGCGGCGGGGTCGGCGGACGAGCTGTTCATGGTGGGCGAGCACCTCGAGCAATATCGGCATCCGACACGCAGCCCCGAGGCCTATTGGCAGGAAGCCATCGCGCGCGATCCCTTCGATGCGCGCTCGCACCTTGCGCTGGCGCAGCGCTTCTTGGCGCGCGCCATGTTCGCGGAGGCGCGTGAACACGCCGAGGCGGCCACGCGGCGTTTGACCCAATGGCATCCCAATCCGTACACGGGCGAGGCGCACTATTGCCTTGGCCTCGCGCAACGCTTTCTGGACCAATTCGATACGGCGTACGATGCCTTTTACCGCGCCACGTGGGATTATGCGTGCCGCGCGGCTGCATTCTACGAGCTGGCACGGCTCGACTGCCGCGCGGGGCGTTGGAATGAAGCGCTGGGCCACCTGGATCGGGCCCTGGAGACGAACAGCGAAAACGGCCAGGCCGTGGTGCTGCGGGCCATGATCCTGCGCAAACTTGGCCGGCAAGACGATGCGCGCATTGCCCTGCAGGTATGGCTCGCACGCGATCCGCTGGATCATTGGGCGCGCCTCGAGCTCGGACGGTGCACCAACGACTATGAACGGTTCCTCGAGCTGTGCCGAAACGACGCGCAGACCATCCTGGACTTGGCCTTCGACTATGCCGACGCGGGCGCCTACGAGGATGCGCTCGTTCTTCTCGAGGTGCATCACCGCGCCCCGACGGCGCCCTGCGCGACACCGAATCCGCTGGCGCGCACCGCCATGACCCATTTCGTGGAGGCCTGGATCGCCCACCGCGGTGGACAGCGCTCGCGCTCACTTCTCGCACTCGCCTACGCCCGCGATGCGGCCCCGTCGTACCTTTTCCCTTCGCGCCCCCACGAGGCCATCGTACTCGGCTGGGCACTGGAACAAGTGGGCTCCGAGCGCAATGCCGCCTACGCCTTGGGGAACCTTTTTTACCATTGGGAGCGCCACGAAGAGGCCATTCGCTGCTGGGAACGCGCGCGGGACGCCGATGATTCGTTTGCCACGGCGTACCGCAACCTCGGAATCGCATATTGGAATACCTGGCGCGACGGCCGGCGTGCCCGCGAGATGTACGAGAAGGCCTTCGCCGCAGATGCGACCGACGCACGCATCCTCTTCGAGTGGGACCAGCTGCGCAAAAAACTGAACGACACGCCGGAAAACCGCCTCGAGCTGCTCCTTGCGCATCCGGACCTCTGCGTCCAGCGCGACGATCTGAACATCGAGCTTGCCGCGCTGTACAACGTCACCGGGCAGGCCGCCAAGGCGCTTTCATTGCTCGAGCAACGACGATTCCACCCTTGGGAGGGCGGTGAAGGTCAAGTCGTGCTGCAGTACAAGGCCGCCCGGCTCGCGCTGGGGATCGCCGCGCTGAAGGTTGGCCAGCCCGCGGAGGCGACGGCGCATTTCGAAAAGGCGCTCACGCCGCCGCAGAACCTGGGGGAGACGTACCATCCGCTCCAGGCCAAAGGCGATATCCACTATTGGCTCGGCCGCGCGCATCGAGCACGGGGTGACGCCGAGCTCGCGCGCCTTTGCTTCGAGCGAAGTGCCTCCGAGCGCGGCGACTTCCAGCAAATGGCGGTGACCGAACATTCGGAGCTCTCCTATTACCGAGGAGCATCGCTGCTCGAATTGGAGCGAGCCGACGAAGCCCGCGCCGTGTTTCTGGAATTGGACGAATTTGCCCGGAAAAAGAAAACGACGCGCGCACAAATCGACTACTTTGCCACGTCGCTGCCGCTCCTGTTGGTCTTCGACGATGATTTGCAATCGCGCAATACGTGGGAGGCGGATTATCTCTCGGCGCTGGCGCAGCTTGGATTGGGGAACCAAGAAGGTGGAGCGGCCCTGCTCGAAAGCGTAATCGGCGCACACCGCGCACATGCCGGGGCTCGTCAGTTCCTATCCGGCCTCGGCCGGTCGTCGTAG
- a CDS encoding sugar ABC transporter substrate-binding protein: protein MTNDTGKRVSIRTIVTIALVALVALIAGTLFGSRHPDGIVAPDSSAMSARAGSGQRLVLLTLTPHVRAAETAAKLFEKETGAVFQVKVVNYEAVGDTILKDHASNSPQIDVFEMHYADLAMLVAKGAVMDLTRFIEENADAIRPDDFIPGLYDHYTLYQGKRWALPNDADTHVLFYRKSLLAKYGLRPPETWDDYTHVAKIITERERSNGIYGSAIMARDVPMMIVSSFMNRLAAYGGELMDEQRHPEVNSPEAVTALEAMIEHAKYALPTPLETDFDVSRLAFLSGRVAMVEQWTDIGVMAEDPTQSTIRGDWGVVPMPKGKGPKAKHASSLNGGYAVAIASSTKEPEIAKAYVRFVSRRDTMLTLNRVNGGFDPARPSILSSPEFERFAPQVSAIERMAFSNPMIAWPKVPQTPALMNALTDHLVHALEHQETPRQALNAAQAEWQKILSHDE from the coding sequence GTGACCAACGACACGGGCAAGCGGGTTTCCATACGAACCATCGTCACCATCGCGCTGGTGGCCCTCGTCGCGTTGATCGCGGGAACGCTTTTCGGCTCGCGCCATCCCGATGGAATCGTGGCCCCCGACTCCTCGGCCATGAGCGCGCGGGCTGGGTCCGGGCAGCGGCTCGTGCTTCTGACCCTGACCCCGCACGTGCGCGCGGCGGAGACCGCCGCCAAGCTGTTCGAAAAGGAAACGGGTGCGGTATTCCAGGTAAAGGTGGTCAACTACGAAGCCGTGGGGGACACCATCCTGAAGGACCACGCGTCCAACTCCCCGCAGATCGACGTCTTCGAGATGCACTATGCCGATCTCGCGATGCTCGTGGCCAAGGGCGCGGTGATGGATCTCACCCGCTTCATCGAAGAGAACGCGGACGCCATCCGCCCGGACGACTTCATCCCCGGGCTGTACGATCATTACACGCTGTACCAGGGGAAACGCTGGGCGCTGCCCAACGATGCGGATACGCACGTACTCTTTTATCGAAAATCGTTATTGGCCAAATACGGATTGCGGCCTCCGGAAACGTGGGACGACTACACGCACGTCGCCAAGATCATCACCGAGCGGGAACGCAGCAATGGCATTTACGGCAGCGCCATCATGGCGCGCGACGTTCCCATGATGATTGTGTCGAGCTTCATGAACCGCCTGGCCGCCTATGGCGGGGAGCTCATGGATGAGCAGCGCCACCCCGAGGTGAACAGCCCCGAGGCGGTGACGGCCCTGGAAGCGATGATCGAGCACGCGAAGTATGCGCTGCCCACGCCGCTGGAGACGGATTTCGACGTTTCGCGCTTGGCCTTTCTCTCCGGGCGGGTGGCCATGGTCGAACAATGGACGGACATCGGCGTGATGGCCGAAGACCCGACGCAGTCGACCATCCGCGGTGACTGGGGCGTGGTTCCCATGCCCAAAGGGAAAGGGCCCAAGGCGAAGCACGCGTCGTCGCTCAATGGCGGCTATGCGGTGGCCATCGCCTCGTCGACGAAGGAGCCGGAGATCGCGAAGGCGTACGTTCGCTTCGTGTCACGACGGGATACGATGTTGACCTTGAACCGCGTCAATGGCGGCTTCGATCCGGCGCGTCCGTCGATCCTTTCGTCCCCGGAGTTCGAGCGCTTCGCCCCGCAGGTGAGCGCCATCGAACGGATGGCGTTCTCCAATCCGATGATCGCCTGGCCCAAGGTTCCGCAAACGCCCGCGCTGATGAATGCCCTCACCGACCATCTGGTGCACGCCTTGGAGCATCAAGAGACACCGCGCCAAGCGCTGAACGCGGCCCAAGCCGAGTGGCAAAAGATCCTATCGCACGACGAGTAA
- a CDS encoding protein kinase — protein sequence MARARVIGCEALAASTVFADRFLLDGVAGKGGMGVVYRARDRKRGNAKVALKVLHMFEGRRYFEERFAREAYMLSELRHPGIVAYIDHGISAEGQPFLVMEWLEGEDLAHHIRHHSLTLSETVTLFCGVADALSAAHRRGFVHRDLKPENIFLRDGCPESPTLLDFGVARLATSELTGAGITVGTPLYMAPEQARGELNVGPCVDVFALGCVMYKCLTGRTPVANGHPTVVLASILLNDFPRLRTVRPAVPEKLANLVDRMLSKEPSQRPQNAQALLEELLALGSLSDEPALGDVLQEPERIPLSDELQLVSVILVVEEHDADPGSGEEPFPWLEAAGPYAPRQGLGDTVRGLFGARVEILGDGSMVVTLAQTEHMTATDQAVQAARCALFLRERLGASSSRLSIVITTGRSMLEGEQVPSGELLDGASTMLNRSALRTTSGESFADIRLDEMTARLLDARFEMRNTDSGFFVLNSEVTSDEARPLLGKPTPCVGRARELAQLQMLLEECCEESAACAAIVIAPPGVGKSRLRHEFIRCARRDTIQADGIWLGRTDPTRAGTPYGLLADALRRLIDVREGEELAVQQDKLRERVRRHVPADEAPFVTEFMGELCGILFPSDDSPALKLARSDPRTMVAQVTAAFIAFLEAESTDHPVLIVLEDLHWGDGLTARVIDSALRDCRDKPVMVLALARPEVEERYPKLWAQRKRHGLYLDGLSKRASVELITRVLGADVSPQLLERIVEQAAGNALFLEELIRFVAENRSDVMPDTVLAMLHARLQRLTPELRRVLRAASVYGATFWRGGVLALLGDPASTAKVDAWLEDLLHRELITQSNTSRLLGDTEYAFRHALVREAAHAMLTNEDREAGHRGAAAFLESMGEREPHVLAEHYALAHEMDKAAELYAAAARKAVDYVNLRDSIQLAERGIACNPQGELLGVLLGTKARALMWECDRINAYACVSEALTLLRCGSAQWCYAVGTMISAAGAPINRYDEILRWGDALRAMAPEPDAIGPYMESLRLVASIVTLVGQTDRAQAYLARMDEVIASTDNVVARGMRGYSCLLYHLYLSRDPWAGAVAAARAEEYLEIANSRNTLMLTQIYRGTLLAHLASLDPREGEFRAALKNAQLEDDRWTTAIASTALAMSLVDKETADAAEEAEQMVRKIVDDEHPGDQDLRGFAHATLAQILLDRGELDAAEEHVLNALRLITYRIVIRPYAEAVRVKVLLAAGKVAEACEFADGALARFEERGGGGFPEVRLRFAAFEAHDAAGDPSATQHLERTVEQILIRASGIADPDARARFLTRNAINRRALEQARKRLP from the coding sequence ATGGCTAGAGCACGTGTCATAGGATGTGAAGCTCTCGCGGCCAGTACCGTCTTCGCCGATCGCTTTCTGTTGGATGGGGTTGCCGGCAAAGGTGGAATGGGCGTCGTTTACCGCGCCCGCGATCGGAAGCGAGGCAATGCGAAGGTCGCGCTCAAAGTGCTCCACATGTTCGAAGGGCGCCGCTACTTCGAGGAGCGATTCGCACGCGAAGCGTACATGCTCTCGGAGCTCCGCCATCCGGGCATCGTCGCGTACATCGATCACGGAATCAGCGCGGAGGGACAGCCTTTCCTCGTCATGGAGTGGCTCGAGGGGGAGGACCTTGCCCATCACATCCGGCACCACAGCCTCACGCTGAGCGAAACCGTCACACTCTTTTGCGGGGTCGCGGACGCACTTTCGGCGGCGCATCGCCGTGGATTCGTTCATCGCGATCTCAAGCCGGAGAACATCTTCCTGCGTGACGGATGCCCCGAGTCGCCGACGTTGCTCGACTTCGGTGTCGCGCGGCTCGCGACATCCGAGCTGACCGGTGCAGGCATCACCGTCGGCACGCCTCTTTACATGGCGCCCGAGCAAGCCCGCGGCGAACTGAACGTCGGCCCGTGCGTCGACGTGTTCGCCCTCGGATGCGTCATGTACAAATGCTTGACCGGACGGACGCCCGTGGCCAATGGCCATCCCACGGTCGTCCTCGCCAGCATTCTGCTCAACGACTTTCCACGTCTTCGAACGGTCCGTCCAGCCGTGCCGGAAAAGCTGGCCAACTTGGTCGACCGCATGCTCTCCAAAGAGCCATCGCAGCGGCCCCAAAATGCGCAAGCCCTGCTCGAGGAATTGCTCGCACTGGGCTCGCTCTCCGACGAGCCGGCGCTGGGAGACGTGCTGCAGGAGCCGGAACGAATACCTCTTTCCGATGAACTGCAGCTCGTCAGCGTCATCTTGGTGGTCGAAGAACATGATGCGGACCCCGGGAGTGGCGAGGAGCCGTTTCCTTGGTTGGAAGCGGCCGGCCCCTACGCGCCACGGCAGGGCCTCGGAGACACCGTCCGAGGTCTATTCGGCGCCCGCGTCGAAATACTGGGCGATGGATCCATGGTCGTGACGCTCGCCCAGACCGAACACATGACCGCGACCGATCAAGCCGTCCAAGCGGCTCGCTGCGCGCTCTTTCTCCGCGAGCGCCTCGGCGCGTCCTCTTCCCGACTGAGCATCGTCATCACCACCGGCCGAAGCATGCTCGAGGGCGAGCAGGTGCCCAGCGGTGAATTGCTCGACGGCGCCAGCACGATGCTCAATCGGTCAGCGCTACGAACGACCTCGGGCGAGAGTTTTGCCGATATCCGACTCGACGAGATGACCGCGCGCCTCCTCGACGCGCGATTCGAAATGCGAAATACGGATTCCGGGTTTTTCGTTTTGAACTCGGAAGTCACCTCCGACGAGGCGCGCCCTCTGCTCGGCAAGCCGACTCCTTGCGTCGGTCGCGCGCGGGAGCTCGCCCAGCTCCAGATGCTTCTCGAGGAATGTTGCGAAGAGTCGGCGGCGTGCGCGGCCATCGTGATTGCACCGCCGGGCGTCGGCAAGTCGCGCCTTCGTCACGAGTTCATTCGGTGCGCGCGGCGGGACACCATCCAAGCCGACGGCATCTGGCTCGGAAGGACCGACCCAACGCGCGCGGGAACGCCGTACGGCCTGCTCGCCGATGCCCTGCGGCGCCTCATCGATGTGCGCGAAGGCGAAGAGCTGGCGGTGCAGCAAGACAAGCTGCGCGAGCGCGTTCGGCGCCACGTGCCCGCCGACGAAGCGCCATTCGTGACCGAGTTCATGGGCGAGCTTTGTGGCATTCTCTTCCCGTCGGACGACAGCCCGGCGCTCAAGCTCGCGCGAAGCGATCCACGCACCATGGTCGCGCAGGTGACGGCCGCGTTCATCGCCTTTCTCGAGGCGGAGAGCACCGACCATCCCGTGCTCATCGTCCTCGAAGACTTGCACTGGGGCGACGGTCTCACCGCGCGGGTCATCGATTCTGCCCTGCGCGACTGCCGCGACAAGCCCGTGATGGTTCTCGCGCTGGCGAGGCCGGAGGTCGAGGAGCGATATCCGAAATTGTGGGCCCAGCGCAAACGACACGGTCTCTACCTCGACGGGTTGAGCAAGCGAGCGAGCGTGGAGCTCATCACCCGAGTCCTGGGGGCCGACGTTTCACCGCAGCTGCTCGAACGCATCGTCGAACAGGCCGCGGGCAATGCCCTCTTTCTCGAGGAGCTGATTCGATTCGTCGCCGAAAATCGATCCGACGTCATGCCGGACACCGTGCTGGCGATGCTCCACGCTCGACTCCAACGTTTGACACCGGAATTGCGAAGGGTGCTCCGCGCCGCGAGCGTTTACGGTGCGACGTTTTGGCGCGGCGGCGTTCTTGCGCTGCTCGGCGATCCGGCGTCCACGGCCAAGGTCGACGCATGGCTGGAGGATCTGCTCCACCGCGAGCTCATCACCCAGAGCAACACGAGCCGCCTGTTGGGCGATACCGAATATGCCTTTCGCCACGCCTTGGTCCGCGAGGCGGCGCACGCCATGCTGACCAATGAGGACCGCGAGGCAGGACACCGCGGTGCGGCCGCATTTCTCGAATCGATGGGCGAACGCGAACCGCATGTTCTGGCCGAACACTACGCGCTCGCCCACGAGATGGATAAAGCCGCCGAGCTTTACGCAGCCGCCGCGAGGAAGGCCGTCGATTACGTGAATCTCCGGGATAGCATCCAGCTCGCCGAGCGCGGAATCGCGTGCAATCCCCAAGGTGAGCTTTTGGGCGTGCTCCTCGGAACCAAGGCGCGAGCGCTCATGTGGGAGTGCGACCGGATCAACGCCTATGCATGCGTCTCCGAAGCGCTCACCTTGCTCCGCTGCGGCAGCGCCCAATGGTGCTACGCCGTGGGAACCATGATTTCGGCGGCGGGAGCCCCGATCAATCGATACGACGAGATCCTCCGCTGGGGCGACGCATTGCGCGCGATGGCTCCCGAGCCCGACGCCATCGGACCTTATATGGAGTCGTTGCGGCTCGTGGCCTCCATCGTCACCTTGGTCGGGCAAACGGATCGGGCCCAGGCCTATTTGGCCCGAATGGACGAGGTCATCGCCAGCACCGACAACGTCGTCGCGCGAGGAATGCGCGGGTACTCGTGCCTTCTCTACCATTTGTACCTTTCGCGCGATCCCTGGGCGGGGGCCGTCGCAGCCGCGCGCGCCGAGGAATATCTCGAAATCGCGAATTCGCGGAACACGCTCATGCTCACGCAGATCTACCGAGGTACCTTGCTTGCGCATTTGGCGAGTCTGGATCCCCGAGAAGGCGAGTTCCGAGCGGCTCTCAAGAATGCCCAATTGGAAGACGATCGGTGGACGACCGCCATCGCCTCGACGGCATTGGCCATGTCCCTGGTGGACAAAGAAACCGCCGACGCGGCCGAAGAGGCCGAGCAAATGGTTCGAAAAATCGTGGACGACGAGCACCCGGGCGATCAAGACCTGAGGGGATTCGCGCACGCCACCCTTGCGCAAATACTCCTCGATCGCGGGGAGCTCGATGCGGCGGAGGAGCACGTTCTGAACGCGCTTCGCCTGATCACGTACCGCATCGTCATTCGTCCTTACGCCGAGGCCGTGCGGGTGAAGGTCTTGCTGGCCGCCGGCAAGGTGGCCGAGGCCTGCGAGTTTGCCGATGGGGCGCTCGCTCGGTTCGAGGAGCGCGGCGGCGGTGGCTTTCCCGAGGTGCGTCTTCGGTTCGCGGCCTTCGAGGCGCACGATGCCGCGGGCGATCCATCGGCGACGCAGCACCTGGAGCGCACCGTCGAGCAAATCTTGATCCGTGCCAGCGGCATTGCCGATCCCGACGCGCGAGCCCGCTTTCTCACGCGGAACGCGATCAATCGACGCGCCCTCGAGCAAGCGCGCAAACGCCTGCCCTGA
- a CDS encoding carbohydrate ABC transporter permease: MRAYGRTALGLVIVGVLLFPLYWMFNASLQPSGALLKPSPDLFPVAGTLDGYRAALGTQQGHLVASIIVSLGTVAVSLAVAMPASYALAQLEVRGGPVVLFAMLIVQMIPGIVMANSLYTVFGHLGLIDSYLALILADSTATIPFAILLLHSFMMAIPKELSEAALVDGASHWRTFISIIVPVSRNAMVTAGLFSFLFAWADFLFAITLTTGQTFEPITVGIYRFLGNQSADWNGIMATAVLASIPAAILLVVAQRYVVAGMTSGAIKD; this comes from the coding sequence ATGAGGGCCTATGGACGCACCGCGCTCGGCCTCGTCATCGTCGGCGTGCTGCTCTTTCCACTGTACTGGATGTTCAACGCGTCGCTGCAGCCCAGCGGCGCGCTGCTCAAGCCCTCGCCCGATCTTTTTCCGGTGGCGGGCACGCTCGACGGCTACCGCGCGGCACTTGGTACGCAGCAGGGGCACCTGGTTGCCAGCATCATCGTGTCGTTGGGGACGGTGGCCGTGTCGCTCGCCGTGGCCATGCCGGCGAGTTATGCACTGGCGCAGCTCGAGGTGCGCGGTGGTCCCGTGGTTCTCTTCGCAATGCTCATCGTGCAGATGATTCCCGGCATCGTGATGGCCAATTCCCTGTACACGGTGTTTGGACATCTCGGGCTCATCGACAGCTACTTGGCCCTCATCCTGGCCGATTCGACGGCCACGATACCGTTTGCCATTCTTCTCCTTCATTCCTTCATGATGGCGATTCCCAAGGAGCTGTCCGAGGCAGCCCTCGTCGATGGCGCCAGCCATTGGCGCACGTTCATCTCCATCATCGTACCGGTGAGCCGCAACGCGATGGTCACCGCGGGGTTGTTCTCTTTCTTGTTTGCCTGGGCGGATTTCCTTTTTGCCATCACGCTCACCACGGGCCAGACCTTCGAGCCGATCACGGTCGGCATTTACCGGTTTCTCGGCAATCAATCCGCCGATTGGAACGGAATCATGGCCACGGCCGTTTTGGCGTCGATTCCGGCGGCCATTTTGTTGGTCGTCGCCCAACGTTACGTCGTCGCTGGGATGACCAGCGGCGCCATCAAAGATTGA